One Rhizophagus irregularis chromosome 5, complete sequence DNA window includes the following coding sequences:
- a CDS encoding uncharacterized protein (SECRETED:cutsite_SGS-QE; SECRETED:prob_0.6111); SECRETED:SignalP(1-17), whose protein sequence is MHFLLFDFWVVLGRSGSQEWNIHLICKNKQEQSLDLITIFYTNKKQYNNSIYYCCDAYNIFGCYEGRANLVGLILDTSIFYIVDWCLALKDYCRLQQFIAQNEVMKVLLILKL, encoded by the exons ATGCATTTT TTGCTATTCGACTTCTGGGTCGTTCTGGGTCGTTCTGGTTCGCAAGAATGGAACATTCATCTTATTTGTAAAAACAAGCAAGAG CAAAGTCTtgatttaataacaatattttataccaataaGA AACAATATAATAACAGCATTTACTATTGTTGCGATgcttataatatttttggatGTTATGAAG GTCGTGCAAATTTGGTTGGGCTGATATTAGATACCtcaatattttatatc GTTGATTGGTGCCTCGCGTT gaAGGATTACTGTCGATTACAGCAATTCATTGCACAAAATGAAGTTATGAAGGTGCTTTTGatactaaaattatag